A section of the Apodemus sylvaticus chromosome 10, mApoSyl1.1, whole genome shotgun sequence genome encodes:
- the Ciita gene encoding MHC class II transactivator isoform X6: MELGSPEGSYLELLNSDADPLRLYHLYEQTDLAGEEEIELSSEPDMDTINYDQFSKLLQDMEMDEETREAYANIAELDQYVFQDTQLEGLSKDLFIEHIGAEEGVGENTEIPVEAGQKPQKRCFPEEHTVDAKHRKLAPTSRTSLNYLDLPTGHIQIFTTLPQGLWQISGAGTGLPSVLIYHGEIPQVNQVLPSSSPTVPSLPQSPDRPGSTSPFAPSAADLPGMPEPALTAHVNETEDTTSPSPCQEGPEFSIELPKWPESVERFQHSLQDKYKTLPESPSGPLVAVELVRARLERGSNKSQERDLATPDWTERQLAHGGLAEVLQVAGDCRQPRETQVVAVLGKAGQGKSHWARTVSHTWACGQLPQYDFVFYVPCHCLDRPGDTYYLRDLLCPPSLQPLAVDDEVFDYITRQPDRVLLILDAIEELEAQDGFLHGPCGPLSPEPCSLRGLLAAIFQRKLLRGCTLLLTARPRGRLAQSLSKADAIFEVPSFSTKQAQTYMRHYFENSGDQHKALGLLEAQPFLLTHSHSPVLCNAMCQLSKALLEQGTEVPLPRTLTGLYVDLLGPAAQNSPPGALVELAKLAWELGRRHQSTLQETQFPSVEVKTWAVTQGLMQQTLGTTEAQLAFSSFLLQCFLGAVWLAQCNEIKDKELPQYLALTPRKKRPYDNWLEGVPRFLAGLVFQPRAHCLGALVEPAAAAVADRKQKVLTRYLKRLKLGALRAGRLLELLHCAHETQEPGIWEHVAHQLPGHLSFLGTRLTPPDVYVLGRALETAGQDFSLDLRQTGIEPSGLGNLVGLSCVTRFRASLSDTMALWESLQQQGEAQLLQAAEEKFTIEPFKAKSPKDVEDLDSLVQTQRLRNPSEDAAKDLPAIRDLKKLEFALGPVLGPQAFPALARILAAFSSLKHLDLDSLSENKIGDKGVSELSATFPQLKALETLNLSQNSITDVGACKLAEALPALAKSLVRLSSLYNNCICDKGAKSLAQVLPDMVSLRVMDVQFNKFTAAGAQQLASSLQKCPQVETLAMWTPTVPFGIQEHLQQLDARISLR, encoded by the exons ATGGAACTGGGGTCTCCAGAGGGCAGCTACCTGGAGCTCCTTAACAGTGATGCTGACCCCCTACGCCTCTACCACCTCTATGAGCAGACGGACCTGGCTGGGGAGGAGGAGATCGAACTCAGCTCAG AGCCAGACATGGACACCATTAACTACGACCAGTTCAGCAAGCTGTTGCAGGACATGGAAATGGATGAAGAGACCCGGGAGGCCTATGCCAACATCG CGGAACTGGATCAGTACGTGTTCCAGGATACCCAGCTAGAGGGCCTGAGCAAGGACCTCTTCA TAGAGCACATTGGAGCAGAGGAAGGAGTTGGTGAGAACACAGAGATCCCTGTAGAAGCAGGACAGAAGCCTCAGAAGAGAT GCTTTCCAGAAGAGCATACTGTGGACGCAAAGCACAGGAAACTAG CGCCCACATCTAGGACATCACTGAACTATTTGGATCTCCCCACTGGGCACATCCAGATCTTCACCACTCTGCCCCAGGGACTCTGGCAAATCTCAGGGGCTGGCACGGGGCTCCCCAGTGTCCTAATCTACCATG GTGAGATACCCCAGGTCAACCAAGTACTCCCTTCAAGCAGCCCCACTGTCCCCAGTCTCCCCCAGTCCCCAGACCGGCCTGGCTCCACCAGCCCCTTCGCACCATCTGCAGCTGACCTGCCTGGCATGCCCGAACCTGCGCTGACTGCCCATGTAAACGAGACAG AGGACACAacatccccctccccatgccaaGAGGGTCCCGAGTTTTCCATCGAGCTTCCAAAATGGCCAG AGTCTGTGGAGCGATTCCAGCACTCTCTACAGGACAAGTACAAGACATTGCCCGAGAGCCCAAGTGGTCCTCTGGTGGCCGTGGAGCTGGTGCGGGCCAGGCTCGAAAGAGGCAGCAACAAGAGTCAGGAAAGGGACCTGGCCACTCCCGACTGGACAGAGCGCCAGCTAGCCCATGGTGGTCTGGCAGAGGTACTTCAGGTTGCCGGTGACTGCAGGCAACCACGAGAGACACAGGTGGTCGCTGTGCTGGGCAAGGCTGGCCAGGGCAAGAGCCACTGGGCCAGGACAGTGAGTCACACCTGGGCATGTGGCCAGTTGCCACAATATGACTTTGTCTTCTATGTCCCCTGTCATTGCTTGGATCGTCCGGGGGACACCTACTACCTGCGGGATCTGCTCTGTCCTCCGAGCCTGCAGCCACTGGCCGTGGATGACGAGGTCTTTGATTATATCACGAGGCAGCCGGACCGTGTTCTGCTCATTCTAGATGCCATTGAGGAGCTAGAGGCCCAAGACGGCTTCCTGCATGGGCCTTGCGGACCTCTGTCTCCAGAGCCCTGCTCCCTTCGGGGACTGCTGGCTGCGATCTTCCAGCGGAAGCTGCTGCGAGGCTGCACCCTGCTCCTCACAGCCCGGCCCCGAGGCCGTCTGGCTCAGAGCCTGAGCAAGGCAGATGCCATCTTTGAGGTGCCCAGCTTCTCTACTAAGCAGGCCCAGACTTACATGAGGCACTACTTTGAGAACTCAGGGGATCAACACAAGGCCCTGGGCCTCCTGGAGGCCCAGCCTTTTCTCCTCACCCATAGCCACAGCCCTGTTCTGTGCAATGCTATGTGCCAGCTTTCCAAGGCCCTGCTGGAACAGGGCACAGAGGTCCCGCTACCCCGCACACTTACAGGACTCTATGTCGACCTGCTAGGCCCTGCAGCTCAGAACAGTCCTCCTGGAGCCTTAGTTGAGCTAGCCAAGCTGGCCTGGGAACTGGGACGAAGACACCAAAGCACCTTGCAAGAAACCCAGTTTCCATCAGTGGAAGTGAAAACCTGGGCAGTGACccaaggcttgatgcagcagacTCTGGGCACCACTGAGGCCCAACTGGCCTTCTCCAGTTTTCTGCTACAATGTTTTCTGGGTGCTGTGTGGCTGGCACAGTGCAATGAAATCAAAGACAAGGAGTTGCCGCAGTACCTGGCCTTGACCCCAAGGAAGAAGAGACCCTATGACAACTGGCTGGAAGGGGTGCCACGCTTTCTGGCTGGACTGGTTTTCCAGCCTCGAGCCCactgcctgggagctctggtggagCCTGCAGCGGCTGCAGTGGCAGATAGGAAACAGAAGGTTCTTACCAGGTACCTGAAGCGCCTGAAGCTGGGGGCCCTCCGGGCCGGGAGGCTGCTGGAGCTGCTACACTGTGCCCACGAAACCCAGGAACCTGGTATTTGGGAGCATGTTGCGCACCAGCTTCCTGGACACCTCTCCTTCCTGGGCACCCGGCTCACACCCCCAGATGTGTATGTGCTGGGCAGAGCCTTGGAGACAGCTGGCCAGGACTTCTCCTTAGACCTTCGTCAGACTGGCATTGAGCCCTCTGGACTGGGAAACCTCGTGGGACTCAGCTGTGTCACCCGTTTCAG GGCCTCCTTGAGTGACACAATGGCATTATGGGAGTCCCTTCAGCAGCAGGGAGAAGCCCAGTTACTCCAGGCGGCAGAGGAGAAGTTCACCATTGAGCCATTTAAGGCCAAATCCCCAAAGGATGTGGAAGACCTGGACAGCCTCGTGCAGACCCAGAG GTTGAGAAATCCCTCAGAGGATGCAGCTAAGGATCTCCCTGCCATCCGGGACCTTAAGAAACTAGAGTTTGC GTTGGGCCCTGTCTTGGGCCCGCAGGCTTTCCCTGCACTGGCGAGGATCCTTGCAGCCTTCTCTTCCCTGAAGCACCTGGA CCTGGACTCACTTAGTGAGAACAAGATCGGAGACAAGGGTGTGTCGGAGCTCTCAGCCACCTTCCCCCAGCTGAAGGCCCTGGAGACGCTCAA CTTGTCCCAAAACAGCATCACTGATGTGGGTGCCTGCAAACTTGCAGAGGCTCTGCCAGCCCTAGCCAAGTCCCTCGTAAGGCTGAG
- the Ciita gene encoding MHC class II transactivator isoform X3, giving the protein MKHFQAILAQVQALLSSQTPRQVRALLDSLLEEELLSREYHCALLREPDGDALARKISLTLLEKGDLDSAFLSWVCNGLQAPTAERGTSYRDHQGHSLCATMELGSPEGSYLELLNSDADPLRLYHLYEQTDLAGEEEIELSSEPDMDTINYDQFSKLLQDMEMDEETREAYANIAELDQYVFQDTQLEGLSKDLFKHIGAEEGVGENTEIPVEAGQKPQKRCFPEEHTVDAKHRKLAPTSRTSLNYLDLPTGHIQIFTTLPQGLWQISGAGTGLPSVLIYHGEIPQVNQVLPSSSPTVPSLPQSPDRPGSTSPFAPSAADLPGMPEPALTAHVNETEDTTSPSPCQEGPEFSIELPKWPESVERFQHSLQDKYKTLPESPSGPLVAVELVRARLERGSNKSQERDLATPDWTERQLAHGGLAEVLQVAGDCRQPRETQVVAVLGKAGQGKSHWARTVSHTWACGQLPQYDFVFYVPCHCLDRPGDTYYLRDLLCPPSLQPLAVDDEVFDYITRQPDRVLLILDAIEELEAQDGFLHGPCGPLSPEPCSLRGLLAAIFQRKLLRGCTLLLTARPRGRLAQSLSKADAIFEVPSFSTKQAQTYMRHYFENSGDQHKALGLLEAQPFLLTHSHSPVLCNAMCQLSKALLEQGTEVPLPRTLTGLYVDLLGPAAQNSPPGALVELAKLAWELGRRHQSTLQETQFPSVEVKTWAVTQGLMQQTLGTTEAQLAFSSFLLQCFLGAVWLAQCNEIKDKELPQYLALTPRKKRPYDNWLEGVPRFLAGLVFQPRAHCLGALVEPAAAAVADRKQKVLTRYLKRLKLGALRAGRLLELLHCAHETQEPGIWEHVAHQLPGHLSFLGTRLTPPDVYVLGRALETAGQDFSLDLRQTGIEPSGLGNLVGLSCVTRFRASLSDTMALWESLQQQGEAQLLQAAEEKFTIEPFKAKSPKDVEDLDSLVQTQRLRNPSEDAAKDLPAIRDLKKLEFALGPVLGPQAFPALARILAAFSSLKHLDLDSLSENKIGDKGVSELSATFPQLKALETLNLSQNSITDVGACKLAEALPALAKSLVRLSSLYNNCICDKGAKSLAQVLPDMVSLRVMDVQFNKFTAAGAQQLASSLQKCPQVETLAMWTPTVPFGIQEHLQQLDARISLR; this is encoded by the exons ATGAAGCACTTCCAGGCCATCCTGGCCCAGGTACAGGCACTGCTCTCCAGCCAGACGCCCAGGCAGGTGCGGGCTCTCCTGGACAGCCTGCTGGAAGAAGAGCTGCTCTCGCGGGAATACCACTGTGCCCTTCTCCGTGAGCCCGATGGGGATGCTCTGGCCCGGAAGATTTCCCTGACCCTGCTGGAGAAAGGGGACTTAGACTCGGCTTTCTTGAGCTGGGTCTGCAACGGTCTTCAGGCTCCCACGGCAGAGAGGGGCACCAGCTACAGGGACCACCAAG GCCATAGTCTCTGTGCCACCATGGAACTGGGGTCTCCAGAGGGCAGCTACCTGGAGCTCCTTAACAGTGATGCTGACCCCCTACGCCTCTACCACCTCTATGAGCAGACGGACCTGGCTGGGGAGGAGGAGATCGAACTCAGCTCAG AGCCAGACATGGACACCATTAACTACGACCAGTTCAGCAAGCTGTTGCAGGACATGGAAATGGATGAAGAGACCCGGGAGGCCTATGCCAACATCG CGGAACTGGATCAGTACGTGTTCCAGGATACCCAGCTAGAGGGCCTGAGCAAGGACCTCTTCA AGCACATTGGAGCAGAGGAAGGAGTTGGTGAGAACACAGAGATCCCTGTAGAAGCAGGACAGAAGCCTCAGAAGAGAT GCTTTCCAGAAGAGCATACTGTGGACGCAAAGCACAGGAAACTAG CGCCCACATCTAGGACATCACTGAACTATTTGGATCTCCCCACTGGGCACATCCAGATCTTCACCACTCTGCCCCAGGGACTCTGGCAAATCTCAGGGGCTGGCACGGGGCTCCCCAGTGTCCTAATCTACCATG GTGAGATACCCCAGGTCAACCAAGTACTCCCTTCAAGCAGCCCCACTGTCCCCAGTCTCCCCCAGTCCCCAGACCGGCCTGGCTCCACCAGCCCCTTCGCACCATCTGCAGCTGACCTGCCTGGCATGCCCGAACCTGCGCTGACTGCCCATGTAAACGAGACAG AGGACACAacatccccctccccatgccaaGAGGGTCCCGAGTTTTCCATCGAGCTTCCAAAATGGCCAG AGTCTGTGGAGCGATTCCAGCACTCTCTACAGGACAAGTACAAGACATTGCCCGAGAGCCCAAGTGGTCCTCTGGTGGCCGTGGAGCTGGTGCGGGCCAGGCTCGAAAGAGGCAGCAACAAGAGTCAGGAAAGGGACCTGGCCACTCCCGACTGGACAGAGCGCCAGCTAGCCCATGGTGGTCTGGCAGAGGTACTTCAGGTTGCCGGTGACTGCAGGCAACCACGAGAGACACAGGTGGTCGCTGTGCTGGGCAAGGCTGGCCAGGGCAAGAGCCACTGGGCCAGGACAGTGAGTCACACCTGGGCATGTGGCCAGTTGCCACAATATGACTTTGTCTTCTATGTCCCCTGTCATTGCTTGGATCGTCCGGGGGACACCTACTACCTGCGGGATCTGCTCTGTCCTCCGAGCCTGCAGCCACTGGCCGTGGATGACGAGGTCTTTGATTATATCACGAGGCAGCCGGACCGTGTTCTGCTCATTCTAGATGCCATTGAGGAGCTAGAGGCCCAAGACGGCTTCCTGCATGGGCCTTGCGGACCTCTGTCTCCAGAGCCCTGCTCCCTTCGGGGACTGCTGGCTGCGATCTTCCAGCGGAAGCTGCTGCGAGGCTGCACCCTGCTCCTCACAGCCCGGCCCCGAGGCCGTCTGGCTCAGAGCCTGAGCAAGGCAGATGCCATCTTTGAGGTGCCCAGCTTCTCTACTAAGCAGGCCCAGACTTACATGAGGCACTACTTTGAGAACTCAGGGGATCAACACAAGGCCCTGGGCCTCCTGGAGGCCCAGCCTTTTCTCCTCACCCATAGCCACAGCCCTGTTCTGTGCAATGCTATGTGCCAGCTTTCCAAGGCCCTGCTGGAACAGGGCACAGAGGTCCCGCTACCCCGCACACTTACAGGACTCTATGTCGACCTGCTAGGCCCTGCAGCTCAGAACAGTCCTCCTGGAGCCTTAGTTGAGCTAGCCAAGCTGGCCTGGGAACTGGGACGAAGACACCAAAGCACCTTGCAAGAAACCCAGTTTCCATCAGTGGAAGTGAAAACCTGGGCAGTGACccaaggcttgatgcagcagacTCTGGGCACCACTGAGGCCCAACTGGCCTTCTCCAGTTTTCTGCTACAATGTTTTCTGGGTGCTGTGTGGCTGGCACAGTGCAATGAAATCAAAGACAAGGAGTTGCCGCAGTACCTGGCCTTGACCCCAAGGAAGAAGAGACCCTATGACAACTGGCTGGAAGGGGTGCCACGCTTTCTGGCTGGACTGGTTTTCCAGCCTCGAGCCCactgcctgggagctctggtggagCCTGCAGCGGCTGCAGTGGCAGATAGGAAACAGAAGGTTCTTACCAGGTACCTGAAGCGCCTGAAGCTGGGGGCCCTCCGGGCCGGGAGGCTGCTGGAGCTGCTACACTGTGCCCACGAAACCCAGGAACCTGGTATTTGGGAGCATGTTGCGCACCAGCTTCCTGGACACCTCTCCTTCCTGGGCACCCGGCTCACACCCCCAGATGTGTATGTGCTGGGCAGAGCCTTGGAGACAGCTGGCCAGGACTTCTCCTTAGACCTTCGTCAGACTGGCATTGAGCCCTCTGGACTGGGAAACCTCGTGGGACTCAGCTGTGTCACCCGTTTCAG GGCCTCCTTGAGTGACACAATGGCATTATGGGAGTCCCTTCAGCAGCAGGGAGAAGCCCAGTTACTCCAGGCGGCAGAGGAGAAGTTCACCATTGAGCCATTTAAGGCCAAATCCCCAAAGGATGTGGAAGACCTGGACAGCCTCGTGCAGACCCAGAG GTTGAGAAATCCCTCAGAGGATGCAGCTAAGGATCTCCCTGCCATCCGGGACCTTAAGAAACTAGAGTTTGC GTTGGGCCCTGTCTTGGGCCCGCAGGCTTTCCCTGCACTGGCGAGGATCCTTGCAGCCTTCTCTTCCCTGAAGCACCTGGA CCTGGACTCACTTAGTGAGAACAAGATCGGAGACAAGGGTGTGTCGGAGCTCTCAGCCACCTTCCCCCAGCTGAAGGCCCTGGAGACGCTCAA CTTGTCCCAAAACAGCATCACTGATGTGGGTGCCTGCAAACTTGCAGAGGCTCTGCCAGCCCTAGCCAAGTCCCTCGTAAGGCTGAG
- the Ciita gene encoding MHC class II transactivator isoform X5, with the protein MRCLVPGPPGSYLPELQGHSLCATMELGSPEGSYLELLNSDADPLRLYHLYEQTDLAGEEEIELSSEPDMDTINYDQFSKLLQDMEMDEETREAYANIAELDQYVFQDTQLEGLSKDLFIEHIGAEEGVGENTEIPVEAGQKPQKRCFPEEHTVDAKHRKLAPTSRTSLNYLDLPTGHIQIFTTLPQGLWQISGAGTGLPSVLIYHGEIPQVNQVLPSSSPTVPSLPQSPDRPGSTSPFAPSAADLPGMPEPALTAHVNETEDTTSPSPCQEGPEFSIELPKWPESVERFQHSLQDKYKTLPESPSGPLVAVELVRARLERGSNKSQERDLATPDWTERQLAHGGLAEVLQVAGDCRQPRETQVVAVLGKAGQGKSHWARTVSHTWACGQLPQYDFVFYVPCHCLDRPGDTYYLRDLLCPPSLQPLAVDDEVFDYITRQPDRVLLILDAIEELEAQDGFLHGPCGPLSPEPCSLRGLLAAIFQRKLLRGCTLLLTARPRGRLAQSLSKADAIFEVPSFSTKQAQTYMRHYFENSGDQHKALGLLEAQPFLLTHSHSPVLCNAMCQLSKALLEQGTEVPLPRTLTGLYVDLLGPAAQNSPPGALVELAKLAWELGRRHQSTLQETQFPSVEVKTWAVTQGLMQQTLGTTEAQLAFSSFLLQCFLGAVWLAQCNEIKDKELPQYLALTPRKKRPYDNWLEGVPRFLAGLVFQPRAHCLGALVEPAAAAVADRKQKVLTRYLKRLKLGALRAGRLLELLHCAHETQEPGIWEHVAHQLPGHLSFLGTRLTPPDVYVLGRALETAGQDFSLDLRQTGIEPSGLGNLVGLSCVTRFRASLSDTMALWESLQQQGEAQLLQAAEEKFTIEPFKAKSPKDVEDLDSLVQTQRLRNPSEDAAKDLPAIRDLKKLEFALGPVLGPQAFPALARILAAFSSLKHLDLDSLSENKIGDKGVSELSATFPQLKALETLNLSQNSITDVGACKLAEALPALAKSLVRLSSLYNNCICDKGAKSLAQVLPDMVSLRVMDVQFNKFTAAGAQQLASSLQKCPQVETLAMWTPTVPFGIQEHLQQLDARISLR; encoded by the exons ATGCGCTGCCTGGTTCCTGGCCCTCCTGGGTCTTACCTGCCGGAGTTGCAAG GCCATAGTCTCTGTGCCACCATGGAACTGGGGTCTCCAGAGGGCAGCTACCTGGAGCTCCTTAACAGTGATGCTGACCCCCTACGCCTCTACCACCTCTATGAGCAGACGGACCTGGCTGGGGAGGAGGAGATCGAACTCAGCTCAG AGCCAGACATGGACACCATTAACTACGACCAGTTCAGCAAGCTGTTGCAGGACATGGAAATGGATGAAGAGACCCGGGAGGCCTATGCCAACATCG CGGAACTGGATCAGTACGTGTTCCAGGATACCCAGCTAGAGGGCCTGAGCAAGGACCTCTTCA TAGAGCACATTGGAGCAGAGGAAGGAGTTGGTGAGAACACAGAGATCCCTGTAGAAGCAGGACAGAAGCCTCAGAAGAGAT GCTTTCCAGAAGAGCATACTGTGGACGCAAAGCACAGGAAACTAG CGCCCACATCTAGGACATCACTGAACTATTTGGATCTCCCCACTGGGCACATCCAGATCTTCACCACTCTGCCCCAGGGACTCTGGCAAATCTCAGGGGCTGGCACGGGGCTCCCCAGTGTCCTAATCTACCATG GTGAGATACCCCAGGTCAACCAAGTACTCCCTTCAAGCAGCCCCACTGTCCCCAGTCTCCCCCAGTCCCCAGACCGGCCTGGCTCCACCAGCCCCTTCGCACCATCTGCAGCTGACCTGCCTGGCATGCCCGAACCTGCGCTGACTGCCCATGTAAACGAGACAG AGGACACAacatccccctccccatgccaaGAGGGTCCCGAGTTTTCCATCGAGCTTCCAAAATGGCCAG AGTCTGTGGAGCGATTCCAGCACTCTCTACAGGACAAGTACAAGACATTGCCCGAGAGCCCAAGTGGTCCTCTGGTGGCCGTGGAGCTGGTGCGGGCCAGGCTCGAAAGAGGCAGCAACAAGAGTCAGGAAAGGGACCTGGCCACTCCCGACTGGACAGAGCGCCAGCTAGCCCATGGTGGTCTGGCAGAGGTACTTCAGGTTGCCGGTGACTGCAGGCAACCACGAGAGACACAGGTGGTCGCTGTGCTGGGCAAGGCTGGCCAGGGCAAGAGCCACTGGGCCAGGACAGTGAGTCACACCTGGGCATGTGGCCAGTTGCCACAATATGACTTTGTCTTCTATGTCCCCTGTCATTGCTTGGATCGTCCGGGGGACACCTACTACCTGCGGGATCTGCTCTGTCCTCCGAGCCTGCAGCCACTGGCCGTGGATGACGAGGTCTTTGATTATATCACGAGGCAGCCGGACCGTGTTCTGCTCATTCTAGATGCCATTGAGGAGCTAGAGGCCCAAGACGGCTTCCTGCATGGGCCTTGCGGACCTCTGTCTCCAGAGCCCTGCTCCCTTCGGGGACTGCTGGCTGCGATCTTCCAGCGGAAGCTGCTGCGAGGCTGCACCCTGCTCCTCACAGCCCGGCCCCGAGGCCGTCTGGCTCAGAGCCTGAGCAAGGCAGATGCCATCTTTGAGGTGCCCAGCTTCTCTACTAAGCAGGCCCAGACTTACATGAGGCACTACTTTGAGAACTCAGGGGATCAACACAAGGCCCTGGGCCTCCTGGAGGCCCAGCCTTTTCTCCTCACCCATAGCCACAGCCCTGTTCTGTGCAATGCTATGTGCCAGCTTTCCAAGGCCCTGCTGGAACAGGGCACAGAGGTCCCGCTACCCCGCACACTTACAGGACTCTATGTCGACCTGCTAGGCCCTGCAGCTCAGAACAGTCCTCCTGGAGCCTTAGTTGAGCTAGCCAAGCTGGCCTGGGAACTGGGACGAAGACACCAAAGCACCTTGCAAGAAACCCAGTTTCCATCAGTGGAAGTGAAAACCTGGGCAGTGACccaaggcttgatgcagcagacTCTGGGCACCACTGAGGCCCAACTGGCCTTCTCCAGTTTTCTGCTACAATGTTTTCTGGGTGCTGTGTGGCTGGCACAGTGCAATGAAATCAAAGACAAGGAGTTGCCGCAGTACCTGGCCTTGACCCCAAGGAAGAAGAGACCCTATGACAACTGGCTGGAAGGGGTGCCACGCTTTCTGGCTGGACTGGTTTTCCAGCCTCGAGCCCactgcctgggagctctggtggagCCTGCAGCGGCTGCAGTGGCAGATAGGAAACAGAAGGTTCTTACCAGGTACCTGAAGCGCCTGAAGCTGGGGGCCCTCCGGGCCGGGAGGCTGCTGGAGCTGCTACACTGTGCCCACGAAACCCAGGAACCTGGTATTTGGGAGCATGTTGCGCACCAGCTTCCTGGACACCTCTCCTTCCTGGGCACCCGGCTCACACCCCCAGATGTGTATGTGCTGGGCAGAGCCTTGGAGACAGCTGGCCAGGACTTCTCCTTAGACCTTCGTCAGACTGGCATTGAGCCCTCTGGACTGGGAAACCTCGTGGGACTCAGCTGTGTCACCCGTTTCAG GGCCTCCTTGAGTGACACAATGGCATTATGGGAGTCCCTTCAGCAGCAGGGAGAAGCCCAGTTACTCCAGGCGGCAGAGGAGAAGTTCACCATTGAGCCATTTAAGGCCAAATCCCCAAAGGATGTGGAAGACCTGGACAGCCTCGTGCAGACCCAGAG GTTGAGAAATCCCTCAGAGGATGCAGCTAAGGATCTCCCTGCCATCCGGGACCTTAAGAAACTAGAGTTTGC GTTGGGCCCTGTCTTGGGCCCGCAGGCTTTCCCTGCACTGGCGAGGATCCTTGCAGCCTTCTCTTCCCTGAAGCACCTGGA CCTGGACTCACTTAGTGAGAACAAGATCGGAGACAAGGGTGTGTCGGAGCTCTCAGCCACCTTCCCCCAGCTGAAGGCCCTGGAGACGCTCAA CTTGTCCCAAAACAGCATCACTGATGTGGGTGCCTGCAAACTTGCAGAGGCTCTGCCAGCCCTAGCCAAGTCCCTCGTAAGGCTGAG